A single Streptomyces sannanensis DNA region contains:
- a CDS encoding MbtH family protein — MTNPFEDQDGTFLVLVNDENQHSLWPQFADVPDGWSVAHGPDTHAACLEYVERSWTDMRPKSLADAMNAQR; from the coding sequence ATGACCAACCCGTTCGAGGACCAGGACGGCACCTTCCTCGTGCTCGTCAACGACGAGAACCAGCACTCGCTGTGGCCGCAGTTCGCGGACGTCCCCGACGGCTGGAGCGTCGCCCACGGACCCGACACCCATGCCGCCTGCCTGGAGTACGTCGAGCGGTCCTGGACCGACATGCGGCCCAAGAGCCTCGCCGACGCCATGAACGCCCAGCGGTAG
- a CDS encoding FAD-dependent oxidoreductase: MTAGEADTPPSGADAVVVGAGVIGAAVALELARTGRRVVVVDKSGGVGHGSTSASSAIIRFNYSTWGGVATAWESQHCWAGWAEHLGTVRGPGLAAFRRTGAVLLDAPGSGTSEVVALFERAGVPYERWDAATLRSRIPGIDAGRYGPPRSLLDDAFFSGPEGELGALFTPDAGFVDDARLAAQNLADAAARIGVRFLFRRAVVGVLRGEDRVAGVRLADGTAITAPVVVNAAGPWSGGFNRTAGVGAEFTVGVRPLRQEVHQVAAPVRQGDGTASGPGGTGTTSGPIVADVDLGTYLRPSGGHLLIGSMLPACDPREWLDDPDECNPHPTPARFETQVTRAARRFPLLGVPNRPTGIAGVYDAADDWSPIYDHTDLAGFYVAMGTSGNQFKNAPLAGRFLATLVDRVEAGHDHDRDPLRYTGEHTGVVVDLGAFSRRRSLADGAASRTVMG; encoded by the coding sequence ATGACAGCCGGGGAAGCGGACACGCCTCCGTCCGGCGCGGACGCGGTCGTCGTGGGGGCCGGTGTGATCGGTGCCGCGGTGGCACTGGAACTGGCGCGCACCGGTCGGCGCGTCGTGGTCGTCGACAAGTCCGGCGGCGTCGGCCACGGATCCACCAGCGCGTCGAGCGCGATCATCCGTTTCAACTACTCGACCTGGGGCGGTGTCGCCACCGCATGGGAATCCCAGCACTGCTGGGCAGGCTGGGCGGAGCACCTGGGCACCGTGCGCGGCCCCGGCCTGGCGGCGTTCCGGCGGACCGGAGCGGTACTCCTCGACGCACCGGGCTCCGGGACGTCGGAGGTCGTCGCGCTGTTCGAGCGTGCCGGTGTGCCGTACGAGCGCTGGGACGCCGCGACGCTGCGCAGCCGGATCCCCGGTATCGACGCGGGACGCTACGGGCCTCCCAGGTCCCTGCTCGACGATGCCTTCTTCTCCGGCCCGGAAGGAGAGCTCGGCGCACTGTTCACCCCCGACGCGGGCTTCGTCGACGATGCCCGGCTCGCGGCACAGAATCTCGCGGACGCGGCGGCCCGCATCGGGGTGCGTTTCCTCTTCCGGCGCGCGGTCGTCGGTGTGCTGCGCGGCGAGGACCGTGTGGCGGGCGTCCGGCTCGCCGACGGCACCGCGATCACGGCACCCGTGGTGGTCAACGCCGCCGGGCCCTGGTCGGGCGGGTTCAACCGGACGGCCGGGGTCGGGGCCGAGTTCACCGTGGGAGTGCGCCCGCTGCGCCAGGAGGTCCATCAGGTGGCCGCGCCGGTCCGTCAGGGCGACGGGACCGCCTCGGGCCCGGGCGGCACCGGGACCACGTCCGGCCCGATCGTGGCCGATGTCGACCTCGGGACCTATCTGCGCCCCTCCGGCGGACACCTCCTCATCGGCAGTATGCTGCCCGCCTGCGACCCCAGGGAGTGGCTCGACGATCCCGACGAGTGCAACCCGCACCCGACGCCCGCCCGGTTCGAGACCCAGGTGACCAGGGCAGCACGCCGATTCCCGCTCCTCGGCGTTCCGAACCGGCCGACCGGCATCGCCGGTGTCTACGACGCCGCCGACGACTGGTCCCCCATCTACGACCACACCGATCTGGCCGGCTTCTACGTCGCCATGGGCACGAGCGGCAACCAGTTCAAGAACGCTCCCCTGGCGGGCCGGTTCCTCGCCACCCTGGTCGACCGTGTCGAGGCCGGCCACGACCACGACCGCGATCCGCTGCGGTACACGGGGGAACACACCGGCGTCGTCGTCGACCTGGGTGCTTTCTCCCGCAGACGGTCCCTGGCCGACGGTGCCGCCTCTCGAACCGTCATGGGCTGA
- a CDS encoding ABC transporter permease: MTTVSARLGAPARHHPWVVFCCRRAARLVVSLFVVVTASFAMIRLIPGDPVRAALGVDAPPDLVAAKRHELGLDHSLPEQYWQHLPRLAHGDLGVSLVTGEPVADLVRARLPATLLLAVLTFACVLVVALPGGLLAAVWTHGGRRPRAELAFTATTSVLAGVPDFVLAAGLTAGLAVALRILPVAGDLGPRSYVLPVLALALAPTAVLLRIVRVETLKVLATEYLRAARAKRLPAVRLHLRHVAPNALTASLTFAGNLLPALIAGTVLVEKVFVWPGIGSAMAQSVAAQDYAVVEASVLVLGSSVLVVNFLVDLALALLDPRSVIRKT, encoded by the coding sequence ATGACGACCGTGTCCGCGCGGCTCGGTGCCCCGGCCCGGCACCACCCGTGGGTGGTGTTCTGCTGCCGGCGCGCGGCACGGCTGGTCGTCTCGCTCTTCGTGGTCGTCACCGCTTCCTTCGCGATGATCCGGCTGATCCCCGGGGACCCGGTCCGGGCCGCGCTCGGCGTGGACGCCCCGCCGGACCTGGTGGCGGCGAAGCGGCACGAACTCGGTCTGGACCATAGCCTGCCGGAACAGTACTGGCAGCATCTCCCGCGGCTGGCCCACGGCGACCTCGGGGTCTCGCTGGTGACCGGCGAGCCGGTGGCCGACCTGGTCAGGGCACGCCTGCCGGCCACCCTGCTGCTCGCCGTCCTGACCTTCGCCTGCGTACTCGTCGTCGCCCTCCCAGGGGGGCTGCTCGCCGCGGTGTGGACACACGGAGGGCGACGCCCGCGGGCGGAACTGGCGTTCACCGCCACCACCTCGGTCCTGGCGGGCGTGCCGGACTTCGTCCTCGCGGCGGGTCTCACCGCGGGGCTGGCGGTCGCCCTGCGCATCCTTCCCGTCGCCGGCGACCTCGGTCCCAGGTCCTATGTGCTGCCCGTACTCGCGCTGGCGCTCGCTCCGACCGCGGTCCTGCTGCGGATCGTGCGGGTGGAGACGCTCAAGGTCCTCGCCACGGAATATCTGCGTGCCGCCCGCGCGAAACGGCTGCCCGCCGTCCGGCTCCACCTGCGCCACGTGGCACCGAACGCGCTGACCGCGTCGCTGACGTTCGCCGGGAATCTGTTGCCGGCCCTGATCGCGGGGACCGTACTGGTCGAGAAGGTGTTCGTCTGGCCGGGCATCGGTTCGGCGATGGCACAGTCCGTGGCCGCGCAGGACTACGCGGTCGTCGAGGCGTCGGTTCTGGTGCTCGGCTCGTCGGTCCTCGTGGTGAACTTCCTGGTCGATCTGGCACTCGCTCTGCTCGACCCCCGATCGGTCATCCGGAAGACGTGA
- a CDS encoding cytochrome P450, which translates to MNLTETTDEARDSAGLARSDDLAAALLTPEARRDPYPFYARMRREDPVHRSAQGIWYLTRYADVEAALSDLRLSSDRDRMTRAYSALGGDLKAFSRLTDRLGRVMSNTDPPDHARLRKLANRAFTARRVEALRDGIQRIVDRLIDEAVAAGPAMDLIEAVASPLPLSVVCELFGIPPEDLPQVKTWFHRFGRLSEDIDKSEAAIEQYEEYLARLVRRRRADPGDDLISALVATQAQDDRLTDSELLSTCFVLITAGDETTTHLVGNGMLALLRHPDQLARLRADPALVRTAVEELARYDTPTQAIVRVVAEDVEIGGQTLREGELVYLFLAATNRDPERFEDADRLDLTRPGNRHLSFGNGPHFCLGGPLAKLQAEVAVGTLVRRLPHLRLADGAVLDWRPNPLQRRLTALPLTY; encoded by the coding sequence GTGAACCTGACCGAAACCACCGACGAGGCCCGCGACAGCGCGGGCCTCGCCCGGTCCGACGACCTCGCCGCGGCCCTGCTCACGCCCGAGGCCCGCCGGGACCCGTACCCGTTCTACGCCCGCATGCGCCGCGAGGACCCGGTCCACCGCAGCGCCCAGGGCATCTGGTACCTCACCCGGTACGCCGACGTCGAGGCGGCCCTGAGCGACTTGCGGCTGTCCAGCGACCGGGACCGGATGACCCGCGCCTACAGCGCGCTCGGCGGCGACCTCAAGGCCTTCAGCCGGCTCACCGACCGGCTCGGCCGGGTGATGAGCAACACCGACCCGCCGGACCACGCCAGACTGCGCAAGCTGGCCAACCGGGCTTTCACCGCCCGGCGCGTCGAAGCCCTGCGCGACGGCATCCAGCGGATCGTCGACCGGCTCATCGACGAGGCGGTCGCCGCCGGCCCGGCCATGGACCTGATCGAGGCGGTCGCCTCCCCGCTGCCGCTGTCCGTCGTCTGCGAGCTCTTCGGCATCCCGCCCGAGGACCTCCCGCAGGTCAAGACCTGGTTCCACCGCTTCGGCCGACTCAGCGAGGACATCGACAAGTCCGAGGCGGCGATCGAGCAGTACGAGGAGTACCTCGCCCGGCTCGTTCGCCGCCGCCGGGCCGACCCCGGCGACGACCTCATCAGCGCCTTGGTCGCCACCCAGGCGCAGGACGACCGGCTCACCGACTCCGAGCTGCTGTCCACCTGCTTCGTCCTGATCACCGCTGGCGACGAGACCACCACCCACCTGGTCGGCAACGGCATGCTCGCCCTGCTGCGCCACCCCGACCAACTGGCCCGGCTGCGCGCCGACCCGGCGCTGGTCCGCACGGCCGTCGAGGAACTCGCCCGCTACGACACGCCGACCCAGGCGATCGTCCGGGTCGTAGCCGAAGACGTCGAGATCGGCGGGCAGACGCTGCGCGAGGGTGAGCTGGTGTATCTGTTCCTCGCGGCGACCAACCGTGATCCCGAGCGTTTCGAGGACGCCGACCGCCTCGACCTGACCCGCCCCGGCAACCGGCACCTCAGCTTCGGCAACGGCCCGCACTTCTGCCTCGGCGGCCCGCTGGCCAAGCTCCAGGCGGAGGTGGCCGTCGGCACGCTGGTCCGTCGGCTCCCGCACTTGCGGCTGGCCGACGGCGCGGTCCTCGACTGGCGGCCCAACCCGCTGCAACGGCGGCTCACCGCGCTTCCGCTCACCTACTGA
- a CDS encoding SRPBCC family protein → MARELEVRREQDLPATPEQVWDAVATGAGNLGWLYPMEVEPRVGGKATRGDSTVVAWEPPHHFAVRATQDGGFSNTLTYRIEPADGGTSHLRMGIHWVHTGVVDDTWNWDTKADAAEKHVDFYQHSLPEYLRHFAGRPAVYVKAARGECTEDPADFAALRRRLGLDDDAAVGDRLSLDLPGTHGGSTEVVVDWLSPDFVGLRGLDALYRFFNGSSWNWPIWLGHHLFAEDADEKPATEAWNAWLNGA, encoded by the coding sequence ATGGCCCGAGAGCTCGAGGTCCGCCGGGAACAGGACCTGCCCGCCACGCCCGAACAGGTCTGGGACGCGGTCGCCACCGGCGCCGGCAACCTCGGCTGGCTGTACCCGATGGAGGTCGAGCCGCGCGTCGGCGGAAAGGCCACGCGCGGCGACAGCACCGTCGTGGCGTGGGAGCCGCCGCACCACTTCGCGGTTCGGGCGACCCAGGACGGCGGGTTCTCCAACACGCTCACCTACCGCATCGAGCCGGCCGACGGCGGCACGAGCCACCTGCGGATGGGAATCCACTGGGTGCACACGGGCGTCGTCGACGACACCTGGAACTGGGACACCAAGGCGGACGCGGCCGAGAAGCACGTCGACTTCTACCAGCACTCCCTCCCCGAGTACCTGAGGCACTTCGCCGGCCGCCCCGCCGTCTACGTCAAGGCCGCCCGTGGCGAGTGCACCGAAGACCCCGCCGACTTCGCCGCCCTGCGCCGGCGCCTCGGCCTCGACGACGACGCGGCCGTCGGCGACCGGCTGTCGCTCGACCTCCCGGGTACGCACGGCGGCTCGACGGAGGTGGTCGTGGACTGGCTGAGCCCCGACTTCGTCGGCCTGCGAGGCCTGGACGCGCTGTACCGGTTCTTCAACGGCAGTTCCTGGAACTGGCCGATCTGGCTGGGCCACCACCTGTTCGCCGAGGACGCGGACGAAAAGCCGGCCACCGAGGCCTGGAACGCCTGGCTCAACGGCGCCTGA
- a CDS encoding ABC transporter substrate-binding protein: MHRRTVSSPRARSVVAAAAAVVSAVLAGCGGDVSSTRTPVFVGGTVTIATASETPSFNPYSQFGLSLAPYAYDSLVDVARDGRVVSGLAERWQAGATSASFTLRKGVTCSDGTALTASGVARSLRYAGDPRNRLVGARAALPGVPFTVSADDAERTVSLRTASPYSFIVRTIGLLPVVCPAGLADPGALDRRSQGTGPYVLSGYASGGPYLFTRRKGYAWGPRGAGNAAPGQPERIVVTVVPQESTVANLLLTGGVNIAMVTGPDRARLTGHGLATAQVPTVVGLTFFNERSDRPLNDPVLRRALVGALDRKGLANVAIGGDGTPARDLTAPNSLCYSDVAAGNLPSHSAVRALRAAGWTKNARGRLVKQGRPLRLRLLSSADFGSTLPSVAELMAVTWQALGVDVDLVGESRNAVVQAMYGSGDFDVVVGSSPGPQLPAQLVPYFSGPPSSGGLNFAHVTNPAYDRFVARALRSPGSASCGDWNRAAAALLRSADVLPVADGTSTMYGYRTTFAVAPGGRIVPTSIRLHR; this comes from the coding sequence ATGCACCGCCGAACCGTGTCGTCTCCCAGGGCTCGGTCGGTCGTGGCGGCGGCCGCCGCCGTCGTGTCAGCCGTGCTGGCAGGTTGCGGCGGCGACGTGTCGTCGACGCGCACTCCTGTGTTCGTGGGCGGCACCGTCACGATCGCCACCGCCTCGGAGACCCCGAGCTTCAATCCGTACTCGCAGTTCGGTCTTTCACTGGCTCCTTATGCCTACGACTCACTGGTCGATGTGGCGCGGGACGGGCGTGTGGTGTCCGGTCTGGCCGAGAGATGGCAGGCCGGGGCCACTTCGGCGAGTTTCACCCTGCGCAAGGGGGTGACCTGCTCCGACGGCACGGCCCTGACGGCGTCCGGGGTGGCCCGGTCGCTGCGGTATGCCGGCGATCCCCGCAACCGGCTCGTCGGTGCCCGGGCCGCCCTGCCCGGTGTGCCGTTCACGGTGTCGGCCGACGACGCGGAGCGGACGGTGTCGTTGCGGACGGCATCGCCGTACAGCTTCATCGTGCGGACGATCGGTCTGCTGCCCGTCGTCTGCCCCGCCGGACTGGCGGATCCCGGCGCGCTGGACAGGAGATCGCAGGGCACCGGCCCGTACGTGCTGAGCGGCTACGCCTCGGGGGGTCCGTACCTCTTCACACGGCGCAAGGGTTACGCGTGGGGGCCGCGCGGAGCGGGCAACGCAGCTCCGGGGCAGCCGGAGCGGATTGTGGTGACGGTGGTTCCGCAGGAGTCCACCGTGGCGAATCTGCTGCTCACGGGCGGAGTGAACATCGCCATGGTGACCGGTCCGGACCGCGCGCGGCTGACCGGCCACGGTCTGGCGACCGCCCAGGTGCCGACCGTGGTGGGGCTGACCTTCTTCAACGAGCGATCCGACCGGCCCTTGAACGATCCGGTGCTGCGCCGGGCGCTGGTGGGGGCCCTGGACCGCAAGGGCCTCGCCAATGTGGCGATCGGCGGAGACGGTACGCCCGCGCGCGATCTCACCGCCCCGAACTCCCTCTGCTACTCCGACGTGGCCGCGGGGAACCTGCCCTCGCACAGCGCCGTGCGGGCCCTGCGTGCCGCGGGCTGGACGAAGAACGCGCGGGGCAGGCTGGTCAAGCAGGGCCGACCGCTGCGTCTGCGGCTGCTCAGCAGCGCCGACTTCGGCTCCACCCTTCCGTCGGTCGCCGAACTGATGGCCGTGACGTGGCAGGCGCTGGGCGTGGACGTCGACCTCGTCGGCGAGAGCCGCAACGCGGTGGTCCAGGCCATGTACGGAAGCGGCGACTTCGACGTCGTGGTCGGCAGCTCGCCGGGGCCGCAGCTGCCCGCGCAGCTCGTCCCGTACTTCTCCGGCCCGCCGTCGTCAGGAGGACTGAACTTCGCGCATGTCACCAACCCCGCCTACGACCGATTCGTCGCCCGAGCCTTGCGTTCGCCGGGCTCGGCCAGCTGCGGGGACTGGAACAGGGCCGCCGCGGCGCTTCTCCGCTCGGCCGACGTGCTGCCCGTCGCCGACGGCACGAGCACGATGTACGGCTACCGGACGACCTTCGCCGTCGCGCCCGGCGGCCGGATCGTACCGACCAGCATCCGCCTGCACCGATAG
- a CDS encoding DUF885 domain-containing protein: MVINPGGSPDDSTAREIDRLATSYWDFLLAREPSLRTRRGLPVESLPGVSAAEADERAGFAAGVLSRLGALRPAELSGPAADTAGFLRALAEQEAKAGRFHWLTPTATPYQLFRLQQYGDSVFRPFRFEHRADADRYVTLVRDLARCVATIGDKVAGQAARGFRIHAPALTGVHTTLTRLRESAARYVRADAGRLTRLGAASRGHLRDTVERLVATELEPAFDRLVALVGDPYYLRRAPQAVGWARYPEGEAAYRAFVRTYTSGDTPPERLHELGWEHCRELGERMREMRDTLGFAGTEAEFHERLATEPRLYAATPEEVEARYRGHLDRLTPLLPRWFAVLPRAPYGVARLDPALEGSMTFGYYEPPTATQPVGRYRYNASDLAHRSLLGAAALIYHELSPGHHFHLARQAENTALPDLRRELAAFSGFEEGWAEYAAGLAWEMGLYDDPWDAYGRLAHERFTAQRLVVDTGLNLGTMTLEEARTFMRAHAAAESEGQITTELLRYATDLPGQALTYRAGHAEFTALRAACERGAGAAFDVRAFHETVLAGGTLPFPALHRRVERELHGASGRQQR; this comes from the coding sequence ATGGTCATCAATCCAGGGGGCTCCCCGGACGACTCGACGGCGCGCGAGATCGACCGACTCGCGACCTCGTACTGGGACTTCCTGCTCGCACGCGAGCCATCGCTGCGCACGCGCCGCGGGCTGCCGGTCGAGTCGCTGCCGGGGGTGTCCGCCGCGGAGGCCGACGAGCGGGCCGGGTTCGCGGCAGGGGTGCTGAGCCGGCTGGGTGCGCTGCGACCGGCGGAACTGTCCGGTCCCGCCGCCGACACGGCGGGCTTCCTTCGGGCGCTGGCCGAACAGGAAGCGAAGGCGGGACGTTTCCACTGGCTCACCCCCACCGCCACGCCGTACCAGCTCTTCCGCCTCCAGCAGTACGGTGACAGCGTCTTCCGCCCGTTCCGCTTCGAGCACCGAGCCGACGCGGACCGGTACGTGACCCTCGTACGGGACCTGGCCCGCTGTGTCGCGACGATCGGCGACAAGGTCGCCGGGCAGGCGGCGCGGGGCTTTCGCATCCATGCTCCGGCCCTGACCGGCGTCCACACCACACTCACCCGTCTGCGGGAGTCGGCGGCACGGTACGTCCGGGCGGACGCCGGGCGGCTCACCCGGCTCGGCGCGGCGAGCCGGGGTCACCTGCGCGACACGGTGGAGCGGCTCGTGGCCACCGAACTGGAGCCGGCGTTCGACCGCCTCGTCGCCCTCGTGGGCGACCCGTACTACCTCCGGCGGGCGCCGCAGGCCGTCGGCTGGGCCCGCTACCCGGAAGGCGAGGCGGCATACCGGGCCTTCGTCAGGACGTACACGTCCGGCGACACACCACCCGAACGCCTCCACGAACTCGGCTGGGAGCACTGCCGTGAACTCGGCGAGCGGATGCGGGAGATGCGCGACACGCTCGGTTTCGCGGGGACGGAGGCGGAGTTCCACGAACGGCTCGCGACCGAGCCGCGCCTGTACGCCGCCACCCCGGAGGAGGTCGAAGCCCGCTACCGCGGACACCTCGACCGCCTCACGCCACTGCTGCCGCGCTGGTTCGCGGTCCTGCCCCGCGCCCCCTACGGTGTGGCCCGCCTTGACCCGGCGCTGGAGGGGTCGATGACGTTCGGCTACTACGAACCGCCGACCGCCACACAACCGGTGGGACGCTACCGCTACAACGCCTCGGACCTGGCACATCGGTCACTGCTCGGCGCAGCCGCGCTCATCTACCACGAGCTGTCGCCCGGACATCACTTCCACCTCGCACGCCAGGCCGAGAACACTGCGCTGCCCGACCTGCGACGCGAGCTGGCGGCCTTCAGCGGGTTCGAGGAGGGATGGGCGGAGTACGCGGCAGGGCTCGCCTGGGAGATGGGGCTGTACGACGACCCGTGGGACGCGTACGGACGACTGGCCCATGAACGGTTCACCGCGCAGCGCCTCGTCGTCGACACCGGCCTCAACCTCGGGACGATGACACTGGAGGAGGCGCGCACCTTCATGCGCGCCCACGCGGCAGCCGAGTCCGAAGGACAGATCACGACCGAGTTGTTGCGCTACGCGACCGATCTGCCGGGGCAGGCGCTGACATACCGGGCGGGTCATGCGGAGTTCACGGCATTGCGGGCAGCGTGCGAACGCGGCGCCGGCGCCGCGTTCGACGTGCGCGCCTTTCACGAGACCGTGCTGGCCGGCGGCACGCTGCCGTTTCCCGCCCTGCACCGACGGGTGGAGAGAGAACTGCACGGGGCGTCCGGCCGTCAGCAGCGATGA
- a CDS encoding oligopeptide/dipeptide ABC transporter ATP-binding protein, protein MGVITLVMLGSLAVLAVAGAVLWGQQADRPDPSAVLRGPTTGHLLGTDRLGRDLLARLLSATWPSLLPAIAATLLGAAAGITLGALTAVVGGRAARLLGALINLLLAFPALLVAMFLAALFGAGAGGAVFALAVASAPGFARITQTLAAQVAGTDFMAAARVLGLRRHRLLLRHVLPHIAEPLMLNTTVAVGSALVALSGLSFLGLGVQPPSYDWGLLLSQGLDRIYTEPLPAVAPGIAIVYAAVAFQLLGEMLAGAAVRQARPHPGEEPVTHPARADRPASVGHVLEVEDLRVVLPTADGVVRPVRGVTLTLQRGEMVGLVGESGSGKSLTALAIADLLPDDARATWGTHRFLGADAESLTREERRRQLATGMALIFQNPASAFNPSLRIGTQMTEAVRTHRGTPRAEAVEQALARLQMVALPAGRRLLRSRPFQLSGGQRQRVAIAAASMLRPDLIIADEPTTALDVTVQRQIMDLLRRVRHDDATAILFISHDIALVADACDRVLVMYGGTIVENLPAHELAVGARHPYTRMLVASVPDLAAERDRPLRTIEGEPPDPYGSAPGCPFHDRCPHRLDRCAVVSPVLSPLGPGHEVACWQPLPAAPSRERRETEEAQK, encoded by the coding sequence ATGGGCGTGATCACCCTGGTGATGCTCGGGTCGCTCGCCGTACTGGCCGTCGCCGGGGCGGTGCTGTGGGGGCAGCAGGCCGACCGGCCGGACCCGTCGGCGGTGCTGCGCGGGCCCACCACGGGTCATCTGCTCGGCACGGACCGTCTCGGCCGCGACCTGCTCGCCCGGCTGCTCTCGGCGACCTGGCCCTCCCTGCTGCCGGCCATCGCGGCCACGCTCCTCGGGGCGGCCGCCGGCATCACGCTCGGCGCGCTCACCGCCGTAGTGGGCGGGCGCGCCGCCCGCCTGCTGGGGGCCCTGATCAACCTTCTGTTGGCCTTCCCCGCGCTCCTCGTCGCTATGTTCCTCGCAGCCCTCTTCGGGGCGGGCGCGGGCGGTGCGGTGTTCGCACTCGCCGTCGCCTCCGCACCGGGCTTCGCGCGGATCACGCAGACCCTTGCCGCCCAGGTGGCCGGGACCGACTTCATGGCCGCGGCGCGCGTGCTGGGCCTGCGCCGCCACCGGCTCCTGCTGCGCCATGTCCTGCCCCACATCGCCGAACCGCTGATGCTCAACACCACGGTCGCCGTGGGCTCGGCACTCGTGGCGCTGTCGGGACTGAGCTTCCTCGGACTGGGGGTGCAGCCCCCGTCGTACGACTGGGGACTCCTGCTGAGCCAGGGGCTGGACCGCATCTACACCGAACCTCTGCCCGCCGTGGCGCCCGGCATCGCCATCGTCTACGCCGCCGTCGCGTTCCAGCTGCTCGGCGAGATGCTGGCCGGAGCCGCCGTACGGCAAGCCCGCCCGCACCCGGGGGAAGAGCCCGTGACACACCCTGCGCGCGCCGACCGCCCGGCATCCGTGGGCCACGTGCTGGAGGTGGAGGATCTGCGGGTCGTCCTTCCCACTGCGGACGGGGTGGTCCGGCCCGTCCGCGGTGTCACCCTCACCCTGCAGCGTGGTGAGATGGTCGGCCTGGTCGGCGAGTCCGGTTCCGGCAAGTCGCTGACGGCGCTCGCCATCGCCGACCTGCTGCCGGACGACGCCCGCGCGACCTGGGGTACGCACCGGTTCCTCGGTGCGGACGCCGAGTCGCTGACCCGCGAGGAGCGACGCAGGCAACTGGCGACGGGAATGGCGTTGATCTTCCAGAACCCGGCCTCGGCCTTCAACCCGTCGCTGCGCATCGGAACACAGATGACGGAGGCCGTGCGCACACACCGTGGCACCCCTCGTGCCGAGGCCGTCGAGCAGGCGCTGGCCCGGCTTCAGATGGTCGCGCTGCCCGCCGGGCGCCGGTTGCTCCGGTCCCGCCCCTTCCAGCTCTCCGGCGGTCAGCGCCAGCGAGTGGCGATCGCCGCGGCTTCGATGTTGCGCCCCGACCTCATCATCGCGGACGAACCGACGACAGCCCTGGACGTCACCGTGCAGCGGCAGATCATGGACCTGCTCCGCCGGGTCCGGCACGACGACGCCACGGCGATCCTCTTCATCAGCCACGACATCGCCCTGGTGGCCGATGCCTGTGACCGGGTTCTGGTCATGTACGGGGGAACGATCGTGGAGAACCTTCCTGCCCATGAGCTGGCGGTCGGCGCACGGCATCCGTACACGCGGATGCTCGTCGCCTCGGTCCCGGACCTGGCCGCGGAGCGTGACCGTCCCCTGCGCACCATCGAGGGAGAGCCGCCCGATCCGTACGGTTCGGCCCCGGGGTGCCCGTTCCATGACCGCTGTCCGCATCGGCTGGACCGGTGCGCGGTGGTGAGCCCGGTGTTGTCCCCGCTCGGCCCGGGGCACGAGGTCGCCTGCTGGCAGCCGCTGCCCGCGGCACCGTCCCGCGAGCGGCGTGAGACCGAGGAGGCGCAGAAGTGA
- a CDS encoding ABC transporter ATP-binding protein, whose product MSTGSGLALYDVTVRHHGPLGPITAVDGVSLDVPQGTTVGLVGESGSGKSTLARAVVGLDPPCAGRITVGGREYGGRRVADRRRLGQQVQLVFQDPDTALDPRMTVRQSLAESAGAFVRLDRRSREQRVGGLLELVGLDAGCADRLPRQLSGGQRQRVAVARALAVDPAVLIADEVTSALDVSVRAALLTMLRDLQRRMGYAMLFISHDLAAVRHVSDAVAVMYLGRIVEIASTESLLRGPRHPYTRTLLSAVPSLHAGRRPAGEPLLAGEVPDPASPPTGCRFHPRCPVGPDRHPGRDVCAARDPQLDAAGQPHRAACHFPYRTDDHPPQACRVPPDANGDRTPRTPEDLPS is encoded by the coding sequence GTGAGCACAGGGTCGGGGCTGGCGCTGTACGACGTCACCGTTCGCCATCACGGACCGCTCGGGCCGATCACGGCAGTGGACGGCGTGTCGCTGGATGTTCCCCAGGGCACGACGGTCGGCCTGGTGGGCGAGTCCGGGTCGGGAAAGTCCACTCTGGCACGAGCGGTCGTCGGGCTGGACCCCCCGTGCGCCGGGCGGATCACCGTCGGAGGGCGGGAGTACGGTGGGCGCCGGGTGGCCGACCGGCGCCGGCTGGGGCAACAGGTCCAACTGGTGTTCCAGGACCCGGACACGGCACTGGACCCCCGTATGACGGTCCGTCAGTCGCTCGCCGAATCGGCCGGGGCCTTCGTCCGGCTGGACCGCCGTAGCCGCGAACAGCGCGTCGGCGGACTGCTGGAACTCGTCGGTCTCGACGCCGGCTGCGCCGACCGGCTGCCGCGGCAGCTCTCGGGCGGCCAGCGCCAACGCGTCGCCGTCGCCCGCGCGCTCGCCGTCGATCCGGCGGTGCTCATCGCCGACGAGGTCACCTCGGCTCTCGACGTGTCGGTCCGGGCGGCGCTGCTCACCATGCTCCGGGATCTGCAGCGACGCATGGGCTACGCCATGCTGTTCATCAGCCATGACCTCGCCGCCGTCCGCCATGTGTCGGACGCCGTCGCCGTGATGTACCTCGGTCGGATCGTGGAGATCGCCTCCACCGAGAGCCTGCTGCGCGGCCCACGGCATCCCTACACCCGAACGCTGCTGTCCGCCGTGCCGAGTCTGCACGCCGGGAGACGCCCGGCCGGGGAACCCCTTCTTGCCGGTGAGGTGCCCGACCCCGCGTCGCCGCCGACCGGATGCCGCTTCCATCCCCGCTGCCCCGTCGGACCGGACCGACATCCCGGACGGGACGTCTGCGCCGCACGGGACCCGCAGCTGGACGCGGCCGGTCAGCCGCATCGCGCCGCCTGCCACTTCCCGTACCGCACCGACGACCACCCGCCCCAGGCCTGTCGCGTTCCCCCGGACGCGAACGGTGACCGGACTCCGCGAACCCCCGAGGACCTGCCGTCATGA